The Fusarium oxysporum f. sp. lycopersici 4287 chromosome 1, whole genome shotgun sequence DNA segment GTACTGCCCCCGACCACGAACCCGTAGCCAAGCTTCCCCAGCACGGTTTTGCTCGTAACTCACGCTGGGAGTTCCTTGGAAAGTCTACCAGCGAGGGCTCTAGCTCCAGCGTGAAGCTCGACTTTGGTCTCTCCTCTGAGAGCATCAGCGACGACTTCAAGGCTCTGTGGCCCTACAAATTTGCTCTTATCTACAGTGTCTCTCTTGATCCTGAGAGTCTCAACACTACTATTGTTGTTACCAACGATGGTGACACTGCTTTCGACTTCCAGACTCTTCTTCACACTTACTTTAAGATCAGCGTAAGTTATATAGTGCTTATACATGGGATACTAGAACTAACTTGTCTCAGGATATCTCTTCCGCAGAGGTCACCGGTCTCGAGGACTCCGTCTACTTCTCCAAGGTCTCCAGCTCAGAGGCGACCCAATCCGGCGCCATCACTTTCTCTGCCGAAACCGACTCCGTCTACACCCCCGCCAAGGGTCCCTCTCACCCGGTCGTCATCTCCGAGTCTGGTACTCCTCGTTTCCGTATCGTCCGTGACAATCTCGACCAGGTTGTCGTCTGGAACCCCTGGGTCGACAAGTCAGCCGGCATCAAGGACTTTACTCCCAAGGACGGCTGGAAGAACATGCTCTGTGTGGAGCCCGGTTCTGTCAAGGGATGGcagaagctggagaaggGCGATGCTTTCGAGGCGGCGCAGACCATCACTCTGGCTTGACTTGGCAAGAGTGAGGGAGTGAGGAGATTCAAGATATGACAGTTTTTACGTAACGGCAGCACAATAATTTGAGATGGACATGATATGAATTAACTTGTGTTTTGAAAGACAAGCCCATATGCTTAGATTAGAGATGAAAGAAGGCACCAAATCACAAGATCACTGTCGTCAGTGCTGTGTTTATCACTCAAGATTCCTCACACGCATCCAAGTGTTTCAATGTCTCATTTTTCTGCTTATTCCCAAGTTGCTACCATGATATTTACTGCTCCTATTTTGTTCCAATGTACATTTTCGTCATGTCAAATTTTAGTGTCACTCATATGCTCAGGCCGATCGTGCCTTGTTCTCCCTAGAGAAATGATCCGCAACCAGGAAGGCCAACTCGAGAGCCTGCTTCTCGTTGAGTCTTGGGTCACAGAAACTAGTGTAGTTTGTCGACaaatcatcctcatccaaTCCCTCACTGCCACCCAAACACTCTGTAACAGCATCACCAGTGAGCTCAAGGTGCATACCACCAAGGTTGCTACCCTCCTCTTTGTGAATGCGTAGTGTCTCCTCAAGCTCACGGTAGATATCGCCGAAACGACGTGTCTTGATGCCTGTGGGTGTGGATAGTGTGTTGCCGTGCATGGGGTCACATTGCCAGACAACCGTACGACGGTACTCGGAGTCCTCAACCGCGCGAATATGCGTGGGGAGGAGATCGCGCACCTTGGCAGCACCGTAAcgagtgatgagggtgatcTTGCCAGGCTCGCGAGAGGGGTTCAACGTGcgaaggagagaaagaaggtCTGAGGCTGGTGTTGTAGGACCGACTTTGATACCAATTGGGTTGGCAATTCCACGGAAGAACTCAACGTGGGCATGATCGATCTGGCGAGTACGGTCACCAATCCAGATGAAATGCGCAGAGGTATCATAGTactccttcttctcgccgTCGTCAGCTGCAGGAGTAGGGCTTGAGGTTCTGGCAGTAGGCTTCTCAAGCAGACGAGTCAAAGACTGCTCAtagtcgagaagaagaccttcATGACTGGTGAAAAGCTCGACGGAATCGAGTTCTCCGGGACGAGCATTGATGACCTGCAGGAAGCGCAGGGTCTGTTGAATACTCGAGGCAATAGCTGAGtacttctccttgagctccgGGTCTCTCACATGTCCGAGACCCCAGTCAAGAGGTCGATGAAGATCAGCGATGCCAGAGGCGAGAGCAGCGCGAATGTAGTTCAGAGTGGCAGCAGAGTGGTGATAGGCTTTCACAAGGCGGTTAGGATCGATCTCTCGATCTTCAAGACGGAAGCCATTGATGATATCGCCCTTGAAGCTAGGGACTTCCTTTCCATCGACCATCTCAGTAGGACTAGAACGCGGCTTCGCATACTGCCCAGCCATTCGACCAATTCGCACGACTCTCTTGTTTGTTCCCCAAATGAGAACAACACTCATTTGCAGTAACAATTTGATTTTACTCTCAATAGGGCCCTGGCGACAATAATCAAAGAGCTCAGCACAATCGCCACCTTGGAGAAGGAAGGCATTTCCTTGTGCGACATCGCGAAGATGAGCTTTGAGGGCAATGATCTCATTGGGATGGAccagaggaggaagttgcGTGAGttcctcaacagccttggcGAGAGGCTCTGCGTCAGGGTAATTGGGCGATTGCTTGATGGGCTTTGAGCGCCAGGAAGAGGGTTCCCAGCCGgcagaggaagatgaagccatTTTGTGTGTAAGAGGTGGGATGAGTGAGACGACAGATTCAAAACTGGGCGGAGTCAACCGcacaaaagaaaagaatcaAGTGCCCGACTTGATTAGTGTGTTGTAGTGTCTATATGAGGTCTGTTGAGTATTTGTGGAGGAGTCGAGGTTTATTGTATCAAGATGAGAGTGAGTGAGTCACAGAACAAAGACAGATGGTCAAGACGCACCCTGGACTGCACCTGCACCTGGAACCGAAAAAAGTGAAGTTTAATTGAGTTAACAAAGAAATGTGGCGTTGCCGATGGTAGCCACTACTTCAACTTTCGGCTTAAAAGCGGCGCATGTGGCGTAGACAATATGAACACCGACACAAGGATTTCTATTGTTTGAAGATTTTGTAGGATTAACTTATAGGTGATGGTTTGGTACTGTATTAGATACAGAAGAGGATGTCCCTCAAATGTGAGGACACGGCTACTAGTTCCTTGCAGCTGAGGAAGCAGAATGGGCTATGGAATCCGTTATGCAAATTACTTCCAACGACCATGAGATACAAAACATCTAAGATTCTAATATTTCTATCTTCTGTCCTATTGAAACATGTCAAGGGCCATCTCATTCATGTTCTATTCCGCACTCTGACAAGCTTCAGAGGTCTCCACAGCCAAGCTAGAACCGAACTGCCCCTCCAACCCCACCACAGCTTCCTTCACCTTCACAGCTCCCTCTCCACTAAACTTCACCTACTCTGCACCCTCACCTCCACTTCGCTTCTACACATCACAACAATCATGACCGACGAAACGCCCTCTCAGACTGCCAAGTCCGCCGAGGACCGCAAAGCAGCCTCCGCTCTCGAGAACCTCGACGCCGCAGACTCACCCTCGACACCACAAAACGTCGACGCCGACGCTGCCAACAAAGCCATCAAGAGCCTCGGCGGCGCAAACAAGACCTCTACTACTGCCGCTTCCCATAAGAACGTCAAGGTCGACGCTGCCGATGTTGCACTCCTCGTTGATGAGCTCGAGCTGCCAAAGGCAAAGGCGACcgagttgttgaagagtaATGAGGGTGATGCTGTTAAGGCCATGAGGGCGTTTATCAAGGTGTGAGGGGGTACAATTTGGCTTTGAGGTTCGAATAATCGGCTCAGGAAGAGAATGGAAAAGTTGTCATGAGGTATGATATACCAAACACAATCCAGACCTGTACAAGTGTCTGACAATTTCGACAGTCACCTTCAAACGAGCCAGAAATATAATGTCAATCACCATGGTAGAATTATCAGTATGTCAAACACAAAATATGTGTACTTTAATCAGTCAATCCTCCAAACGCCGAGTCAAGGTCCTGTCCATCCCGTGGTATTCCATTCCATCCCGTCAAAACGAGTGATTGTATGCCATGACGTGTGTTCGCAATTCTAATGTGACCCATAAACTCCAGACCTGAACCTTTCCATGCACAATTACTCTATCTCCACCgtatcaacaacatctcTACTCTATTGCCAAGTTCTAGCCAGAGGGCTACCAATCTTGGGGGCAAACTGAAGACTCTTACGTCGAGCGGCCATGAGGCGCATCAGGACGTTGTCATCCTTGGTCTCGCTGATGATGCCAGCACCCAACTCACGGAAGGGGTTGGCCTTGGGAGGACATGTTCGCATAAGGAGAGCATCCTTAGTAGGGGAGTCACCcatgtcgtcgtcgtcaccatcatcagaCGGAGTATCAGGGACAAGGTTGGCAGCATAGCGAGCAATGGCCTCAGGGGCAGGAGTCTTGGGAACAGGGGTCAGGATAGCTTCAGAATACTCAAaatcctccatctcctcgtcctcgtctcCTTGATCCGAAGGGGTGTACATCCATTGTGTGCTTTCGCGACGGTTGATCGGCGTAGAGGGAGCTGTGCGAGAGACTCCCTTGGTAGGGCTGCTGACGAGGGTGCCGTTCATGTTGGCCAAAGCCTTGGGCTCCATACTCTTGCGGCGACGAGCTCCACCCCGA contains these protein-coding regions:
- a CDS encoding phospho-2-dehydro-3-deoxyheptonate aldolase translates to MASSSSAGWEPSSWRSKPIKQSPNYPDAEPLAKAVEELTQLPPLVHPNEIIALKAHLRDVAQGNAFLLQGGDCAELFDYCRQGPIESKIKLLLQMSVVLIWGTNKRVVRIGRMAGQYAKPRSSPTEMVDGKEVPSFKGDIINGFRLEDREIDPNRLVKAYHHSAATLNYIRAALASGIADLHRPLDWGLGHVRDPELKEKYSAIASSIQQTLRFLQVINARPGELDSVELFTSHEGLLLDYEQSLTRLLEKPTARTSSPTPAADDGEKKEYYDTSAHFIWIGDRTRQIDHAHVEFFRGIANPIGIKVGPTTPASDLLSLLRTLNPSREPGKITLITRYGAAKVRDLLPTHIRAVEDSEYRRTVVWQCDPMHGNTLSTPTGIKTRRFGDIYRELEETLRIHKEEGSNLGGMHLELTGDAVTECLGGSEGLDEDDLSTNYTSFCDPRLNEKQALELAFLVADHFSRENKARSA